The following is a genomic window from uncultured Draconibacterium sp..
TATTCGTTGTGGACAGGCCTTTTCGACTTTGTTAAAGCCTTGCATATTCCATACTTCTAAAATAAACTCACGTAAAAATTTCTCTTTATTAATTTTCATTATTATTCTTAATTAAAACTATACAATGTATTTGTCGGGTTTCTTATACTACTCCTATTTTTCCTGAGTCAGCTGCCAATCGATATCAAATCTTTCCTTCAGGTATACACTTAAAGGCTCAAGTCCAATTTCAGCTCTTCGCTTATCTACATTTTGAGGATCTTCAATGGGTTGAGGCACGCGTGTATTTCCTTCAAATTTCAGTTGGGTTCCATAGATTTGCTCTTTTCCTTCTTCCACCAACAACCTATCCCGCATTTTAGCGTATCGCAAAGGCTGTGCTTCTCCCTTTTTAAAGGCTTCTTCAAGCATTGGAAAATATTTTTTACGGATTTCGTAGGTAGAATGATTGATAATTAATGCAGCTCCTGCAGCGGCAAATTCAGTTACTAACGACGGTGTTGGCCAGCCATATTTGTCTAAAAGGTCCAACAGCTCTCTTTCATTTTCCTTTAAATTATCTTCTTCCCGCGCAAGTACAGGAAATATGGCCGGTGTACTAAAATATCCTCCATTTTGCATGTATTTTCTCCGCTCAATATTTCCTGCATACATAAACCCCTGGTCTTTTATTATCATCCGGGAAAGCGCTCGTGCAAAAGATTTATTTTTTATGGCGCCGTTTCTCACTTCATATTTTCCCAATTGTAAATCTTCAATATGCTTCCATCGTGGGTCTTCAATAAGACTTAAAAAATCAGGATCATACAGTACATCGAGAGTTGAATCGTTTTGTAGCGCATAATTCAGGAAATAAAAAGAAGTATCTCTCATCTGAGAAGTCCATAACAAGGCTGTTGTAGAAGCCAAACGATATGAATTTTCGCTTGTTGGATTTTGCATCATTGCAGTTGCATATTCCGTTAAAGCCGGCATTAAAAGCCCTTCCCCTTTTAAACTGTCTCCTTTACTCAAATGATTCTGTGCAAATGCAATTTGTACGGAAATCAACATTACCAGAATTGTGATTAATTTTTTCATGACTATTCTTTTGAAATTATCCGGCAATAATAAAATGCATTGAATAGATCGTGAAAAAAAGTCGTTGAAATGCATATTTCGATAAGTTTACAACATCTACTTTCATTATTTAAGCATCTCAAGTTTCTCGGTTGCCCAATTATTTTCCGGTTTTATTTTCAGCGATTTGTTATAAAATATCCGGGCAGAATCGGGTTCGCCACTTTTTTGATAAGCCTCTCCCATATTATTGTAAACCGTCCAGGAATCCGGATAAGTTTCAATATTCAATGCGAATAGTAGTTTGGCATCCTCTACCCTTCCGGCATCAAGATAAGCATAACCTTTTTGCATTATAAAGTGCTCGTCGAAAGGCTGATAACCGGGATGTTGTTTTTTCTTTTTATGATATTGGTTGATGGTTTCGTCTACACCATTGTCGAGTATAGATTTATAAAAATCGTAATACTTTATACAATCAGCAGCACGCATTAAATCACTTTCGCCGTAATATTTGAGCGAATTGCCGCAATGAACGATAATTATTTCTTTGTCGGGAATAACATAAATTTGTTGCCCCAGGTTTCCGTTAGCAAAAAACTCAAATGTTGAGTCGCAGTTTGCATTTCCCCACCACTGATACGAATAGTAGGTGTGATTGCAGTTGTCTCCACCAAGCCAGTCGGGGTAAATTTCGCGCGGAATAGATTGATCCTCACGGGTAGACTTCATTACCCAATCTTTCGAAATGATTTGCTTACCGTTCCAGTTTCCTTCGTTTAAGAAAAGACGACCAAACCGGGCATAGTCTACAGCTCGTGCAATAAGGCGGCTGGGCATGTACTCAAATCCCGACTTTTTGCTGTCGATGGAAAACAGTGCATCATGTGTCATAATTTGCGACCAAAGCTTTTCTTCAAGATACTTCGATACCGTTTTATTTGTTGCCCGTTCAACTATCAATCCCAAATAGCTGGTGTTATAATTATTATATTCAAATGTTTTACCCGGCTCGCGTGCAATATCAACCTTTTTAAGTAGTAGTTTTCGCACGTTTGGATGGTAGTAGCCAATTGCTTCATCGTGCCACGGCAAATGTATGTGTGTGCCCGGAAAATAACCGGAAAAATACTTTAGTCCCGAACGCATTTCCAGCAAATTCTTAATAGTTATCTTTTCAAAATCAGGATTGCGTTCTTTTAGTTCGGGAATATATAAGGTCATAGGGGCGTTCACGGACGAGATTAACCCGTCGTCGATTGCTGCACCAATTAAAAACGAGATAAAGGATTTAGCCATTGATTGGGAGTGAAAGTAGGAATCTCTTGCAAATCCGTTGAAATACTTCTCGTACAAAATGGTGTCTTTTCGAATAAAAATTAAAGCTGTGGTTTGGGATTTTTCTGCCCATTCATCAAACGAACTAAATCCCGAACTTAAAACCCGGTCCTGAAACAAGGATTCGACATATGTTTCATCTAATTTCTTTGCAAATTGAAAAGTATCTTCCGATCCTTTAATTACACGGTTTTCATATTTTTGATAGTCATACACATCGGCAACATTCTGGGTAATTAAACGATAAACGTAGGTTGGAGAATATTTGACTGAAAGTAGAATAAGAGCTGCCAGAATTAGCAAAACCGGAATCAGAAAAATAATCTTTATTGTTTTCAATATACATTTCATGAATGTTCATTTTCGATTGATCTTCAACAAAATATAAAACAAAAATAAATACCTAAAAACAAATAAATGTTCGGAATTATAATTCGGCACTAAAAAGTTTGATTTTGTTTTAAAAATTCCTTCGGAGTCATCCCCGTTGCCTTTTTAAAATAAGTATTGAAAGCGGTTTTCGAATTAAAGCCACTTTCATAGGCCAGCCCGATCAATGAAATATGATTGTTTTTAGGATCGAGTACCAGCTGTTTAAAATATTCAATTCTATAAAAATTAATGAATTCGTTAAAATTCTTCCCGATACGTTCGTTAAGCAGCCACGACAATTTATTTGGATGAACCTCCACCTGGTCGGCCAATAAACGAAGAGACAGGTTTGGAATTAAAAACGGCTGTTCTTCTTCTATAAACTGAGATAATTTATTGGTATATAAATCCGCCGTTTCTGCATCCAATAAAGGGGCTTTTTCAATCGTATTTTTTGCTATAATCTTTTGATGATTGTATAGTTTGTTTTTATAGGCTTCGTAGCGCGGATCATTTTTTATTGGATTGGCAAGCGGATCGGAATAACTTAAAAGAAGTACCGACGATTTTAGTTTGATTGCCTTCTCTAACCAATTAAAAGCTTTGTCGGGTTCATTCATTACTGCGTATGCCAGGTACAAGTACGAATGGGCCTGAAATGATTTGGAATTTTGCGCGGCCTCATATAGCTGATTGAAATATTTTTCAGATTTTTCAGCATCATTTTTATAAATGTACGCCAAACTCAATAACCCCAAACGTTCATTATGAATGACTATTTCTTTTGGAATATTTTCAAGAAAGGAAATAGCCTCATTGAATTGTCCTGACTTTAAGAGGCAATAACTACAAACAATGTATGCCGGAATATTTTGCGGATTATTTTTTAGAATTTCATCAAATAGTAATAAGGCATCTGAAAAGTTTGCCGTGCGATACTGAAAAAATGCACGGTAAAATAAGGTTTCCTGCGATAAAGGATCAATTCGGTGGGCAACATCCAAATGCTCCTTGGCTTTTGCAGTTTCACCGGATATTAGATACAACAACGAAACAAATTGTTGTGCCTCGGGATGACTGGCTTTTAATTTAATCGATTTTAGTCCGTGCTGAAGTGCATGCTGAAAATTAGCGTCGTAAAAGAAAGCATAATTGGCCAGTAAATAATGTACCCCTGCATTTTCCGGATTCAACGCGTAAGCTTTGTCCATGTATTCGCGTGATTTTTGCCAGGCTTCTTCTTTTGGCATCAACTCGGTAACCGCAAAAAAGCTGTAAGCATCCGACAAACCAACATACGAATCAGCATGTTTAGGATCAAATTCAATCGCTTTTTCATACAATTCAATCGCCTTTTTTGCATCCATCGGATTCCATTTATTAAAATGAAAACGGGCTTTCAGAAAATACTCATAAGCTTTTAAATTGTCTGTTCTCTTTTGAACCAAATGATCCTGAATCTCGAAGTGGCCGTATTGCTCGCGCAGCTTATCAGCAATTAACAAACTAATTTCATCCTGAATTTCAAAAATATTATCCAGTTTGCGATCCCAGGTTTCCGACCAAAAATGAAAATCTTCTTCAGCATGAATCAGCTGTGCTGTAATCCGAATGGTTTTAGCCGCCAGCCGCACACTTCCTTCTAAAATGGTTGCAACATTTAATTCTTTGGCAATTTGCCCAACAGGGATATTTTTGTTTTTGAAGAAAAAAGACGAAGTCCGTGAGGTAACTTTTAGCTGTTGAACTCCGGTGAGCGCATTAATTATTTCCTCTGTAATTCCATCGCTGAAATATTCCATTTCTTCGTTTCCACTCATGTTCACAAACGGAAGTACGGCAATTGCTTTTTCCATCGGGAATGTTTCGTTCATTTGATTCAAAATACAAAGATACACGTTTTAAACATGTTGTACTACCAATTTTTATTTCCTGTATTCGCTGAGATTTATGCCTGTAATTTTTTCAGTTACTGTATTAAGTAACGATTTTAAATCAAATTGGCAATCCAGCATAACGCCAGGTAAACACTAAAAACCGGAATCCGGATCTTCAATTCTTAGTTTCATCTCTGTAATATGGTGGTGGTCTATAAAATCGAAAAACAATTCATTATATGTTCTACTCGTTAGTTCCAATTCTTAAGTTCAGAAAAAGAATATGATTTATTGAAGAATAATTAATAGAATAAATATCTTTGCACCGGTTTGGGAAATGTTGCGGTATGTAAAAACTTATCATTTTGTTGCTAGTTTGTTACCCATCGCACTACAAACCCAAAACAACGTTCTAATAAACAAATAGATATCACTTCTACGGGGCTGACTGGTTTTGACAGCGGGTAGAAGAGACAAGTAAGCATGTCGGGTTTTGGTTGTTGACCCGTAAAAAATAATGACCAAAACCATAATTGGCGAAAATAATTACGCTCTTGCTGCGTAATCTAACAGTTTAGATTACACTTAATTCCGAAACAAGGTTTTGGAACAAGACATCGCCCGGATGCTAATGCTTTGAAGCGGTCCGGTCAGGCGGTGCAAATAAATCGAAGCTAGCTTAAACGAGGCTCTGGCGTTTTTGCGAAATTAAAAGAGATAAGGTAGTAGTTGGTGGCTTTGATCCGGCTGTTATTCGAAAATTAAGTCAGAGATAAACATGTAGAAAGCTTGTAGCTTCCTCGTTTGGACGCGGGTTCGACTCCCGCCAGCTCCACCCAACGGGGGATTTCATCAATTTTGTTGTAATCCCCTTTTTTGTATCCTCTCAAATCCCTTGCTATTTCAGGGATAAAGGTAAAAAAGGTATTGATTCTTACTGTTCGAACTCGATCCAATTCTCGGTTGTAGTAAATTCCTTCTGGGAATAAAAGATTTTGAAAAATCTTCTTCCCGTTTAAGTCGCTGGAGTCCCACAGTTTCATAGGATTTCGACATAAATCAACCGCATAATTCACTACTTTTTTAAGGTTCGAACTATATCCACCAACTTTATTTAATTCTTGTTCAATTGCAAAACATTCCTTTTCGTATCTATTTCTAAATTTATCGTATAAAGTTCGATCTATTTCACCAATAACGAAACGTTCTTCAATAGCCTCTACCCTCCTTCTTGTTTCTGTCAATCTCAATTTTAACGCCCTGGAATCATCTAATTGATTTTTGAAGAAACCAGTCATTTGTTCTTCCAGTTGAACTTTGATAATAGAAGTCGTTTCGGGATCAATTTGGAACATGTTTAATATGTTACGGAATAGATCATGCATAGTTTTTGCACTTCTATTTACATTACATCCTTTTGATCTGCATTTATAATAATATAAATCGTTCTTTTTTACCTTATAGCCTGTAATCGAACTACCACATTTTTCACACTTTGTAAACACCTTTAAAGGTAGGTTTTCACTATCCATATCATGAACAAAGCCATGTACCCGTTTCTCATTTCTGATATTATTCGCTGCCAAAAATAATTTCTTTGAGATAAGTGGAGTATGTTTGCCTTCTACTACTTTATCAGGAATAAGCTTACTTACAATCAGGCCACAATAAAAAGGATTAACAAATAGCTCATGTAGCTTCTTATCAGTGATATTTACTCCAAGTTTTTGAAGTTTTCGTACAATTTCAATATTAGGCAATTCAGAATACGCTTTCCACTCAAAAGCTTTTTTGAGAATTTTTCCCTCTTTATTAATAATAATTTGGCGCTCTGTGGCTTTACTTCCCTTATTTAAAACGTCATAACCACGAGGTGGTTTCCAAACCCAATAGCCTTTCATTAACATTTCACGCATGCCGGTAACAACCTTATCGCGCCTGAGTTCGTTATCCATTTGCCCAAACAAGAAAAGTATCTTTTGCTGGAAAGAACCAGATGGTGTAGTCGGGTCAAGCTCCTGAGTTGTAGCTAAAGTTATTACGCCGTACTTTTTAAGTAGTTCATCGGCAATAGATGCACCGTTGATTCCGGAACGAGAAAACCTTTCGTAGGAATAAACAATCACATAGCTGATATTTTTTGATCTCTTTACAAAGGTTAACATCCGGTTAAACTCTTTCCGGTCATCGGTTTTCGCTGATTCATAGGTACCACCAAAATAACCAACCACGTTTAAGTCGCGTTTGCTCGCATACATCTCACAATATCTTTTTTGCGAGGCAAGGCTGGTATTATCTTCCTGATCAGCTGATGATACCCGGGTGTAAATTACAGCATTGTTTCCCTCATGGAATTTCTTTGGAGCTTGTGGAGCAAATTGTTTAAACAGGCTTAAATCATTCATGACTTGAAGAATTTTACAATGGACAGGGATAATAATCCTAAAAAAATACGAAAATATCCAATACTAATACCGTTATTTTTTCAACATGAAAGCTTTCAATATCAGTAAAGCAATCGTTTCCGAATCTTTAATAAGCTTCTCATAATCAGAAGATGTCAAATCTTTGTATTTAGGAATAGAACGTATCTTCTCCAATGAGAGTCTCTTTTTGACTCTTTCTGTGGCTTCTTCAATACTTCTATTTTCGTTTTTTTGCATAGTTTAAATCACCATCTAACATCATCATTAGTGGGTAATATCAAACGTATACAATTTCGTACAAGCCATAAAGAGACTATGCTTTTATGGCAGCCTGAGGCTTTATATGTCTTTAATTGTGATAAAGATTCCCTTGTAATGCCTTGACAACAATCCTTATATCACCGGGAGATCGCGAAAATAGCTATTGAATAGCATTATTGAATGTACACTGTTACACAATATCTTCTTATGCTTCTAACTATTGTTTCTCTTTTATATTTCACAATTATTCTACCGTCAACAAAACCGTTCCATAAGAAAACCGTCCACTCTCCGGCACAAGTAGTAAAATCTTGTCATTAGCTTTCAGTTTCCCAAAGTTCATCAAATCATCCAATGCAGCAAAGATGGAAGCAGAAGCGATATTTCCAATTTCAGTAAGATTAGTGAACCACTTGTTCGTTCCCAGGTCCAAACCTTTTTCTTCAATTCCTTCAGCAAGTTTTCCGTAAAAGAACATGGATGAAACATGAGGGATCACATGATCCACATCCGCTGGATTAAGATCATATTTTTCCAGACAATATTCCAGGTGGTCAACCCAGTAACGAATAATAT
Proteins encoded in this region:
- a CDS encoding DUF6624 domain-containing protein — encoded protein: MKKLITILVMLISVQIAFAQNHLSKGDSLKGEGLLMPALTEYATAMMQNPTSENSYRLASTTALLWTSQMRDTSFYFLNYALQNDSTLDVLYDPDFLSLIEDPRWKHIEDLQLGKYEVRNGAIKNKSFARALSRMIIKDQGFMYAGNIERRKYMQNGGYFSTPAIFPVLAREEDNLKENERELLDLLDKYGWPTPSLVTEFAAAGAALIINHSTYEIRKKYFPMLEEAFKKGEAQPLRYAKMRDRLLVEEGKEQIYGTQLKFEGNTRVPQPIEDPQNVDKRRAEIGLEPLSVYLKERFDIDWQLTQEK
- a CDS encoding serine hydrolase gives rise to the protein MKCILKTIKIIFLIPVLLILAALILLSVKYSPTYVYRLITQNVADVYDYQKYENRVIKGSEDTFQFAKKLDETYVESLFQDRVLSSGFSSFDEWAEKSQTTALIFIRKDTILYEKYFNGFARDSYFHSQSMAKSFISFLIGAAIDDGLISSVNAPMTLYIPELKERNPDFEKITIKNLLEMRSGLKYFSGYFPGTHIHLPWHDEAIGYYHPNVRKLLLKKVDIAREPGKTFEYNNYNTSYLGLIVERATNKTVSKYLEEKLWSQIMTHDALFSIDSKKSGFEYMPSRLIARAVDYARFGRLFLNEGNWNGKQIISKDWVMKSTREDQSIPREIYPDWLGGDNCNHTYYSYQWWGNANCDSTFEFFANGNLGQQIYVIPDKEIIIVHCGNSLKYYGESDLMRAADCIKYYDFYKSILDNGVDETINQYHKKKKQHPGYQPFDEHFIMQKGYAYLDAGRVEDAKLLFALNIETYPDSWTVYNNMGEAYQKSGEPDSARIFYNKSLKIKPENNWATEKLEMLK
- a CDS encoding tetratricopeptide repeat protein; translated protein: MNETFPMEKAIAVLPFVNMSGNEEMEYFSDGITEEIINALTGVQQLKVTSRTSSFFFKNKNIPVGQIAKELNVATILEGSVRLAAKTIRITAQLIHAEEDFHFWSETWDRKLDNIFEIQDEISLLIADKLREQYGHFEIQDHLVQKRTDNLKAYEYFLKARFHFNKWNPMDAKKAIELYEKAIEFDPKHADSYVGLSDAYSFFAVTELMPKEEAWQKSREYMDKAYALNPENAGVHYLLANYAFFYDANFQHALQHGLKSIKLKASHPEAQQFVSLLYLISGETAKAKEHLDVAHRIDPLSQETLFYRAFFQYRTANFSDALLLFDEILKNNPQNIPAYIVCSYCLLKSGQFNEAISFLENIPKEIVIHNERLGLLSLAYIYKNDAEKSEKYFNQLYEAAQNSKSFQAHSYLYLAYAVMNEPDKAFNWLEKAIKLKSSVLLLSYSDPLANPIKNDPRYEAYKNKLYNHQKIIAKNTIEKAPLLDAETADLYTNKLSQFIEEEQPFLIPNLSLRLLADQVEVHPNKLSWLLNERIGKNFNEFINFYRIEYFKQLVLDPKNNHISLIGLAYESGFNSKTAFNTYFKKATGMTPKEFLKQNQTF